The following proteins are encoded in a genomic region of Chlamydiota bacterium:
- a CDS encoding winged helix-turn-helix transcriptional regulator, with the protein MREIERKFKAFADRNRLRILKMLEVRPLCVCEITHVMGIAQSSVSRHLSILRNAGFVQDVKNGQWTIYSLSRGMSEAGDTLLATLGRWGNEDPQIADDREKLRAARREVLCPRR; encoded by the coding sequence ATGAGAGAAATCGAGAGGAAGTTCAAGGCCTTCGCCGACCGGAACCGCCTCCGCATCCTCAAGATGCTCGAGGTGCGGCCGCTCTGCGTCTGCGAGATCACGCATGTGATGGGGATCGCGCAGTCGAGCGTCTCCCGCCACCTTTCGATCCTTCGGAATGCGGGGTTCGTCCAGGACGTGAAGAACGGGCAGTGGACGATCTACTCGCTGTCGCGCGGGATGAGCGAGGCGGGCGATACGCTGCTCGCAACACTGGGGCGGTGGGGAAACGAGGATCCCCAGATCGCAGACGACCGAGAAAAGCTCCGCGCCGCGCGCAGGGAGGTTCTGTGTCCGAGGAGATAG
- a CDS encoding permease yields MTVNRREAGTFALLAGVFVFAYFVPLGSPRFDAALTEAFRLLQWYARNHTLPCVVPAMFIAGAIAAFLSQAAVLKHLGPRSNKAVAYGVASVSGCILAVCSCSVLPMFAGIYTMGAGLGPACAFLYSGPAINVMAIFLSARVLGFELGVWRVAGSVVFAVVIGLLMAVIFRRGETRRAEGFALVEHPSARPLWKTSLFFLCMVLFLVFSDWATPGNFTVVMHDGRELKGNIRYDTRDVVNFQVFKNGEAGEHLELKREDIRSISQEESFTVKVHRVRWRLAALMGLAVGAMCLAWFTRAEFGEWMAQTWVFSKLIVPLLFGGVFVTGFVSALVPERAVAGLVGDNGVVSNLVASSIGACWYFATLTEIPIVQALQKLGMAKGPSLALLLAGPALSIPSILVIRSVLGVKKTAVFVLLVVAMSTVVGMLYGRIG; encoded by the coding sequence ATGACCGTGAACCGCAGGGAGGCGGGCACATTCGCCCTGCTCGCCGGGGTGTTCGTATTCGCGTACTTCGTGCCGCTCGGGAGCCCGAGGTTCGACGCCGCCTTGACGGAGGCGTTCCGCCTCCTCCAGTGGTACGCGCGCAACCACACGCTCCCGTGCGTCGTCCCGGCGATGTTCATCGCGGGGGCGATCGCGGCGTTCCTGTCGCAGGCCGCCGTCCTGAAGCACCTCGGCCCCCGCTCGAACAAGGCGGTCGCCTACGGCGTCGCCTCCGTCTCGGGGTGCATCCTGGCGGTCTGCTCGTGCAGCGTGCTCCCGATGTTCGCGGGGATCTACACGATGGGGGCGGGCCTGGGGCCCGCCTGCGCCTTCCTCTACTCGGGCCCGGCGATCAACGTGATGGCGATCTTCCTCTCGGCGCGCGTGCTCGGCTTCGAGCTCGGCGTCTGGCGCGTCGCGGGGTCCGTGGTCTTCGCCGTGGTCATCGGCCTCCTGATGGCGGTCATCTTCCGCCGGGGCGAGACGCGCAGGGCGGAGGGGTTCGCCCTCGTCGAGCACCCCTCCGCGCGCCCCCTCTGGAAGACCTCCCTCTTCTTCCTCTGCATGGTGCTCTTCCTCGTCTTCTCGGACTGGGCCACGCCCGGCAACTTCACCGTCGTGATGCACGACGGCCGGGAGCTCAAGGGGAACATCCGGTACGACACGCGCGACGTCGTGAACTTCCAGGTCTTCAAGAACGGCGAGGCGGGAGAGCATCTGGAGCTCAAGCGGGAGGATATCCGCTCGATCTCGCAGGAGGAGAGCTTCACCGTCAAGGTCCACCGGGTCCGCTGGCGGCTCGCGGCCCTGATGGGGCTCGCGGTCGGGGCGATGTGCCTCGCCTGGTTCACGCGGGCGGAGTTCGGCGAGTGGATGGCGCAGACCTGGGTCTTCTCAAAGCTGATCGTGCCGCTCCTGTTCGGAGGCGTCTTCGTCACGGGCTTCGTCTCGGCGCTCGTGCCTGAGCGGGCGGTGGCGGGCCTCGTCGGGGACAACGGGGTCGTCTCGAACCTCGTCGCCTCGTCCATCGGGGCGTGCTGGTACTTCGCGACGCTCACGGAGATCCCCATCGTCCAGGCCCTCCAGAAGCTGGGGATGGCGAAGGGGCCCTCGCTGGCGCTCCTGCTCGCCGGCCCGGCGCTCTCCATCCCGAGCATCCTCGTCATACGGAGCGTGCTGGGGGTGAAGAAGACGGCGGTCTTCGTGCTCCTGGTGGTGGCGATGTCCACGGTTGTCGGGATGCTCTACGGGAGAATCGGATGA
- a CDS encoding thioredoxin family protein, with protein MKIEILGTGCPKCAQLLANAEQAVREAGVQAEIVKVTELTEIVKRGVMITPALAVDGVVRSAGKVPGAEEIKRLFPGG; from the coding sequence ATGAAGATCGAGATCCTCGGCACCGGGTGCCCGAAGTGCGCGCAGCTCCTCGCCAACGCCGAGCAGGCGGTGCGGGAGGCGGGCGTGCAGGCGGAGATCGTCAAGGTGACGGAGCTCACGGAGATCGTGAAGCGGGGGGTGATGATCACGCCCGCCCTCGCCGTCGACGGCGTCGTGAGGAGCGCGGGGAAGGTGCCGGGGGCGGAGGAGATCAAGAGGTTGTTCCCGGGGGGGTGA
- a CDS encoding thioredoxin family protein, with the protein MEKMLLLAALVGVASLMAARQYADGGCCRAPAADVGATPTPASEAPCGVPKLVDLGRTFCIPCKRMAPILAELKKEYAGRLDVEFIDVGDNRDAARQYGVRLIPTQVFLDASGTELVRHEGFMSRDDILAQWRKLGVELK; encoded by the coding sequence ATGGAGAAGATGCTTTTACTCGCGGCGCTCGTCGGTGTCGCGTCGCTCATGGCCGCACGGCAGTACGCCGACGGGGGATGCTGTCGTGCCCCCGCGGCGGACGTCGGCGCGACGCCCACCCCCGCGTCGGAGGCCCCGTGCGGCGTGCCGAAGCTCGTGGACCTCGGGCGGACGTTCTGCATCCCGTGCAAAAGAATGGCGCCGATCCTTGCCGAGCTGAAGAAGGAGTACGCGGGGCGCCTCGACGTGGAGTTCATCGACGTCGGGGACAACCGGGACGCCGCCCGGCAGTACGGCGTCCGACTCATCCCGACGCAGGTTTTTCTGGACGCCTCCGGCACGGAGCTCGTCCGGCACGAGGGGTTCATGTCGAGGGACGACATCCTCGCGCAGTGGAGGAAGCTCGGCGTCGAACTGAAGTGA